The Halobacteriovorax sp. DA5 genome includes the window GCTGTATATACTGGATATGCAATTTGGATTTAAAGCTCTATTTATCTCATTATTTGGCCTGTCTTTTCTCACGCAGGCAGATCCATATACAGATATCTTGCTTGGAAAAGATGTCGATAACTTCACCATAAATGAATATTATAAGAAACATTATATTGAAGATAAGGAATCTCTTGTTGTTATTGGCTCTCATTACAAAAAAAGTGAGATGCCAATTGCTGGTACCGGATTTACAATAGAAAGTAACGATAGAAAATTTATTATCACTAATTCACATTTGATTGACGGTGATAACAAATTCTATATTTATCAAGGACAGCTATATCCGATACAAGAAGCTAACACACTATCCTGTGCAAATCATGATGTTGCGGTTATTGAAGTAAATGATGAAATAAAAGAAACCTTTGGTAAATATGATCAAAATAAAGACTCACTTTATACTTATGGAAAGAATAACTCTCCAAGAGGACAACAAAAGAGTGAGTTTGATTTTGGGGAAAAGAGAAAGAGAAACAATAATAATAGGCCTCTTTTTGAGAACTCACTAACTGGAGAAATCCTCTCATATGTACAGATTGGAAATATGTATGACCTTTCATGTAACTTCTATCCAAGTTCACCTGAAGCATACAAAGGAAACGCCCTATTTGTTCCAATTTCAGAGGCAATAAAGGCAATAACAACAGAGGCAATTCCTTATAAACAAAACCATCATAACCAAATTGGTAAGATGAATTCTATTTTGGATCTGATTGCACATAATGAATGTAGAATAAATCTTGATTCTAAAGAAAAAGAACATGAGAAAAGTCGCCAATCATTCTTGAGCAGATCAATTATAACACCTTCAAGCATTGTTCCAGGAATGAGTGGTTCTCCACTTTTACAAAATAATAACTTAACTCAAAGTAAGTATCAAATTGCAGGTATCGCGACTTCATATGATCGTATCATGCAGAAATCAATATTCGCTTCTCACTCAAATATAAAATATTGTCTTAAAAATTACTTAAATGAAAAAAGAGGACATTTGGATTCAGTAAGATTCAAGTATTCTAAAAAGTACAAGTCTACATATCGACAAAAGAAATCTGAGAGATTAATTGAAGAAATCCCAAATACACATGGTAAGGCCAATGGAGATCTAACAGAGACAAAAATAAAAGAATTATATGATCTATACTTAGAAAAGAAAAAAGAATTAAATGTTACAGAAGATAATAGATCAAATCTACAAACGATTGAGATTTTACAAAACTTTAAAGGTAAGAATATAGACCAAACCATTATAAGAGGTGGAAATGGTTACGGAAATGGTGGCGGTCCACTTGCAGACAACTCACTAGAATTTAGAGAGAGAATAATTATACCAACAGGAATCTCAGTCGAAGGAGATTTGGTCATTGGATTCAAATGCCTAAACCCAAATAAAAAGAACGAAGACAACTACATCTTTGCAAATTGGGAAGGCCTTTCATATAGTGAAAACAATCAATGTAGAGAAATTAACACCAATGAGAAAATCGACTTAACAAAATTATTGAAAAATAGAGTTAAGAATCTAAAAAGTGATAAGGACCAAAACACAGAAGAAACGTTCTCAATTGGATCAGTCATAAAACTGAAAAATGACAAAGTAATACTGACTGTTACAGGAAAAAAGAATAAGAAGAAATTTAAAAAATCTGTGGTAATTAACAATGATATAAAAAGCTTTAGACCGAGAGTTGAAATAAACTTGGACGAAGAACATATTATCATTGCAGACATCAAGGAGCTTTTCTTTATCGATATGCTTAACATATCTCGAACAAGTAAAAACCAAAGGATTGAAGATGCAATACAAAAAGATAGTAAAGCGAGGGTCTTTTATAGCTTGAAAAAGAAAGGTAGTAACAAAGGTAGTATACCTCTTATAAATACTTGGAAATAATGAAAAACAAAGTCCTCCCTTCACATTTGATTGATGCTGACATTACACAACTGACGAAGTTGTTTTTTGAGCTAGAATATAATTCAGAGGACTCTTTATATACTCAGATAATGATGGCATATTATCTCAATGATACAAAAAAGCTTAAGCGTCTTAATGACACTGTAAAAGCGAGCTCATTTTTAAATGTCTTTTGCCTAAGCCGAATCGCTATATTAGAAAACAAGAACTATGAAATAGAGAATATTGATATCTATATGAGCTCACCATATATAGGAGATCTCTATTTTGCAATGGCCCTAATAGCTGCGCAACAAGGTAATCATATACAGGTCAAGAATAACTTTCTTAATGCTTACAACTTCTACACAAAAATTGGAGCAACTAAAAAAGCATTAACTGCCCAAATGAATACAATAACGGCCGAAGGCAATATTCATCTAGAGAAAAGACTACTTGCAAATTATATCGAATCGGTTGAGAAGTTAATTGAACATAACTCAATCACAAGTGCTGCAAATATTTGTGTTAACATAGCTGATGAATTTCACAAGGTGGGAGCGCAACGCTCAGCTTACCTCTACAATGAAAAAGCTTTAAAGATTTTAAAAGATCAAAAAAATACACTTCAATACGCACAGGCATTAACTCATCTTTGTGAGTCAATGTTTTGCCTTGGCCAAAATATTAATGCAAACAAGATCCTAGATGAGCTTCATTCTTATGACTTCATCGAAATCAAAGAAGCGACAAAGGCAATTGAAAATGTATACCTTTATAAAAAAAATACAATAAATGAAGATCACCTCACAATGGCCTGGAAAATTAGATTAGAAAAAAAAGATCCTCCTGCCTTATTAGGAGAAGTAAGTGATCAGCTAATTCACCTTCTAGCTAATGGGCCTAGTGAATTTGAAGAGATTTTACAAGAGCTTTATCCAAACATAGATGAACTTGATGCAAGAAATCGTTTAACGACCTTAGTATCAAGAATAAATAAGAAAGTAGATGGGCTGATTATTTTCAACCAAAACAGTCAACATTTTACTCTATCAAATAATGAGAAGATCGTATTTGCAACTCAGGAGTCTTTATCATGTTAGACGTCCTTATGAGCAATCTTGATGAAAAAATATTAAAAGTCGTAGATATTAAGTCACTTTCACAGAAACAACTTTCTACTCTTCATTCATTAATACAAGGTGAGAATAACAATTTATTAAATCGTACTTTCTTCTATCTTTTATCGGCAAAACTTCATGGTGAGGATTTCTCTAAAGAAATTGAAGTCGATATAAACTCTTCATCACAAGATCCCTACCACGGACTAATCTCTAGTCTAATAATAAATAGCAATGAACAACGCCAGATTGAGATCAATGGCAAATTAAGCAAGAAAGAAAGTCTTCTTTTAGACGCTTTAAAAGAAGCAAAATATGATAGACAGCAATTAATAATTATTATCTATGGTGATAACTGCGATTATCTTAAGGCAGAAACTAGCTTTAAATCACTTCTGTACCGATTCAAAAAGAAGATCAAAGGAGAAATCATTGTCTCTGTCGAAGGCGTTTACTCAATATCGGTATAGAGAAAAAGTAAGTACACTTCTAATGCAGTATTGATTTTGAAGAGTTTTGAGCAACGTAATTATCGGTAGAAGTCACTAAAGAAGTTGGAATAACAACGTTAAAAGTTGTTCCTTCATCAGATGAAGAAAAGTCTATTGTTCCATTTAGGTAGTCAACAGATTTTTTAACGATATACATTCCAATCCCTGTACCAATTGATTTATCTTCGTTAAAACGAACAAATTGTTCATACACTTGTGACTTACTTTCACATGGTATCCCAACCCCATTATCAGCAATAGTAATATAAAGATTATTAATATCATCATGTATTTCAACATTCACAAATGGACTGTCTTTTTTTACATCATAATACTTAACAGCATTGATAATGATATTACTTAAAATCTGGAAGACTCTAACTCTTTGAGAAGAGTGCGCTCGGGAGAGATCAACATCTGTTGCAAACTGAATCTTGTTCTTTTCAATCAGATACTCATTTGAAATAACGATATCTGAGATCATTGCCTCAAAATCAAGTTCTTCATTTGAATGTGTCGAAACATCTAAACGCGCAAGTTCAAGAAGACTTGAGATAAGCTCGGCCAAATGATTAACGCGACTTTTAATTTTTTCAACTTTAACTCTCAAGTCATTTTCATTGAAACGATTAGTTTCGATACTTCTAACAATAAGATCACAAAGAATACTTATTGTTGTCAAAGGTGATCTCAGGTCATGAGATGTACGGTAAGAGAACTGAAGAAGCTCTTCATTTGTTTGAGTAAGTTTCTTATTTGTTCGATCCAGTGCCAATAAATCGAAATAGTACATCGACGCCATTGCAAAAATAAGAAGTACAATCGCAACAACACTAAATCGAGAGATATCCTGTGAAATATTATTAAGCTGAACCTCTTTACTCTCCAATATGCGAATAACTTCCTTGGCCGCTAAATCGGCCTGTGTGTCATCAACACGTACCAGATAATCCCTTTCTTCGGCAGAAAGGTTCTTGTCACTATTTTTTAAAATTTCAAGATTGTTACGATATTCTTGTGCTGTTGAAAATAAATTTTCGAGAGACTCTCTTTCTGTATCGGATAGTTTATAATCTTTTGAACGAAGATAAGCTTCTTCGATTTCATTAAATTTTATGACAGCTTTTTTGTAATATGCTTCATTAGATCGATTTACATAGTTTTTAAAATTATGAATAAGGCCATTATATCCAAAATTGCCGACGACAGAAACGAAGAGGTCAATTCTCTGATTTAACTCAACTACGGCCTTACGGTTTTTACTAGAGAAGTAATAAGCACAGCTAATACCAAGAAGAATAAACATCAGAACTGACGCTAGAAACAACTTCTTTTTAAATATATTAGCGTTAACTAACAAATCCACTACCTTTATAAATTAATCATCTAAATGATAGATTAAGAATCAATCCATGTAAAATAATTCACTTAGATTTGAATCATCAAACAAATGGTTACTGCACAGAATTTTTGTTGCTAATAAAGGCATATTATTTATCGCTCTATCACTTACCTACTTGTGCAGTATTGTATGACTGAGCGCTTAAATGATACAATAGATGGAATCTAGAGTTAGGAATGATTTGAATGAAGAAGTACTTTTCCCTCCAAAATATCGCACTTGTCATTGCTTTGGGAGTGTTTATCGTAAAGCAGGCCCCGATAATTGCGAATAGTTTTAAAATTAAAGAAAGAAAGATCCAAACAAGAACTGTAAAGACAATTGAGCTTAATTCGAAGGCTTTAGAATTTCCTCCACAGAGTAAAGTAGTAGCGTTTTATTGGATGACAACATGTGCTCCATGTAAGCTTGAAATGCTACGATTAAAAAAATCTGTCGAAAATGGTAAAATTGCAAAGGATTCGATCTATGCTATCAACCCATTTGAAAGTACTGAAAAAATAAGAAAATACCTAAAGAAAAGTCCATATCCTTTCACTTTTATTGAAGATAATGATCTAGGTTATGATTTAGGAATACAGGTTACACCAACAACAGTTTTCTTAGATAAAGGAATAGTTAAGTCCTTCTCAACAGGTATAAGCTTTCTTGGAATCTATGAAGCAGAAAAATTTCTAACTAATTAAGCTTCTTTAAAGTGAATTCCTCTCCTTGTGTAAAGATAAGGATCTCTCCATTATCTTTGAATTCAAGTTTGATATGAGCACGCTGAAACTTAAATATCGTATTAGAAAATGCTTCAAAAGGGATCTCATTTTGAGCATCACTTGATGCTTCCCCTAGAAGAACTCCATCTTCATTTCTAAAAGTAAGCTTAATTGGAAAATCATTACTTCCGTATGTTCCATTATACAGATCAAGTATTTCTTTCTTAACTAAGATTGACTCTTGAATGACAGGAATATCAAAATCGTCGCCATAAAATCCGGCCAAAAGAGCAAGAGACATATCGTTAAAGTTAAATGCCAGAGCGTTTGTAAGGCTTACTATAGCAATATCATCTTCAATATTATAGGCGGCGATAGATGCATAACCATCGACTCCACCTGTATGTCCAAAGAAGTATTTGTCAGCATATGGAAACTTCATTAAACCTAATCCATACTCTCCCTCGCCGATAAATTCTTTCATTTTCTTAAGAGAGCTTGAATTGATTATTTTTTCTTTAAATAATCCTCTAAGAAATGTTGCAACTTCTAGTGGTGTGGAAGCAATGGCACCAGCACCAAGAGGAACATTCTGATGAGTATTGGTTGCTTCTTCCCAGTTAGCTCTTTTGAAGTAACTAGTGACTTCATTAGATCGACGACTTTTAGCATCATAGACAAAGGTCTCCTGCAAAGAAAGAGGATTAACAATATAACTAGTTAGTAAGTTTGCATAAGTATCATTTCCTGCCTTTTGAGCAATATAGCTTAAGATGACATAACCAGTATTTGAATACTCATACTTTTCACCAGGCATAAACTCCAACTGATAGCGATAGAAACGCTCCATCATCTGACTTTCAGATTGGGGAGTTTGAGAGTATTCCTTGTAATCAGCAAGATCTGTCATATTTGGAATACCGCTACGATGGCGAAGCAAGTCCTCAATAGTGATCTTATCTGCCTTATCTATCTTTGGATAATAGAGAGCAAGCTTATCTGAAAGCTTTAATTTCCCCTCTTCTTCTAACTTTAGAATAATTGTAGCAGTATATATTTTCGAAACAGAACCTATGCGATAAATAGGATTCTTATTATTTTTATCAAAATTATAATTTTTATTATAAATGGACTTACCATCTTTTACTAATATAGCACTTCCTGAAACTACTTTCTTATTTTCTAAAACAGCAAAAAACTTATCTAATTTTTCAGTATTAATATTAGACTCCTGACCAAATTGACATGATAGACAAAAAATAAAAGTGACAAAAAGAATTACTTTTATGATGACCTCTATTGAAATTGTAATGCAAACACTATATCGGTCTAAAATTATTGATCTATAAATATTAAATTCTAATCTAAATATTTATAATTATATAAAACGAAGATAATAAATAGCTTTCTTTCTCATTTTAAATTTGACAGACTGCTTAGAAATCCGTACTAAACAATTCTCCAAGCAAAACTTTTTTCTTGGAGAACCTAATGAAGAATTCCCTACTTCTACTTATTTCACTTGTATTTACTTCTAACACTTCATTCGCATCTTATGACGGATACGATGATTACTATGGCGAAGACATTAACACAGTTGTCGAAACGATAACTTCTTGTCACGACAGAAATTTCAACAAAAAACTTATCGTTAAAAAAGTGTACTCAGATATATCTGGAGAAGCTCTATTTAACGAAATTTCAATTGATGGTAAAGCACTTGAAAAAATTGACTACAAATTCGAAAGTAAGAACTTTGTCGATCCATTAACTAATCTAACAAAAACAGGATATCTTCTAGAACTAAGACATCAGTCGGTCGACAATTCTTCGACACTGAGTCTAATTGCTTCAAGCTTAGATGCTCACCTCTACAACCCAACTTGGGAAAACTATGACCTAAGAGGAACGCTAAAAATTGCTTCAGTATACAATAACGAAACAAGCTACGATGTTCGTTGTAGTATTAAATCTGAAGTTCGTTACGGGACACCAGAAGAAATTGACGTACTTTTTGAAAACTTTGATTACGATTCTTACAATGACAGAAGATAGTAGTCACAATGCTTAAATATATCATTCTAACGATATTTATCACATCAATGTCGAGGGCCACGGTCCTCGACAAAGATGCTTTTCTCAACTGGGTCAAATCAAATGACTTTCAAACACTTACACAAATTATTGAAAGTATCCCGGAGGAAGACTATCAAAATATGACATTGGCCTATAAGTCAGGAGCGCTTCTACCAGCAGCACCAAATAAGCTAAGGCCTGTGATTTGGAATGAGAAAAATTCATTTGTTATTACCTTTTCAACATTTGAAGCAGATCAACACGAAGAAGATTCAATTGAGGCCATCGCTTGGAATCAAGAAGAGCTCCGCTATGAGCTTCTTGTCTTAGACCTTAAAAACAAAAAGTGGCTCATAAATCAAGCCAAGTGCCTTGAGTGCCACGGGCAGCGTCCAAGGCCATTGTGGGGAGAATATCCAACATGGAACGGTTTTGTTGGCCAACGAAATGACTTAATGAATATCAGAGATCGTAAATATCTGAGTAACTTTTTAAAGAGCTCAGAGCCTCGCGGCGAGGCAGTAAGAAGAAAGATAAAGCGCGAAGGTGCACCATTTCCATATAGAGTTGCCACAAAAGAATACTTTGACCACAGAGAACACTCGCAGGCCGATCACAGGCCAAATATGCGCCTTGGACAATTATTTGCCAGACATCATGCCCTTTCTCTTTTTAATGATCTAAAAAAGGCCCTAACACAAGAAGAGCTTAAGAAGCTCTTTTCAATAATCCAATCCAAGAAATACTGGCTCAAAGACAAAAAGCTAGAGTTCTACTTTAATAAAGCAGGCCTTACTCTATCTGATCTGGACATTGCTCAAGTTGCCAATCAAGAAATAAAGACGACATGGGAGCATATCTATTTTGATGGAGATGCAGAGATTCTAGAGTACCTTACATGGCAATATTTGAATGATTCAAAAATGCCCCTAGGAAATGAAGTTTCATTAGAGAAAAAATATCCTTTTCACTTCCCAAATAATCTGGATGTAAAAGAGACAATCAGCCTATTCGATACAATTACTAAATGGATACAGCTTGATTTTGAAATGACAGACAGAAACAAGAAGAGAAAGCGCCATCGTGTTGAATGAGTTAATTGTAACAAATGTATTTCTAACAAC containing:
- a CDS encoding serine hydrolase → MFRLEFNIYRSIILDRYSVCITISIEVIIKVILFVTFIFCLSCQFGQESNINTEKLDKFFAVLENKKVVSGSAILVKDGKSIYNKNYNFDKNNKNPIYRIGSVSKIYTATIILKLEEEGKLKLSDKLALYYPKIDKADKITIEDLLRHRSGIPNMTDLADYKEYSQTPQSESQMMERFYRYQLEFMPGEKYEYSNTGYVILSYIAQKAGNDTYANLLTSYIVNPLSLQETFVYDAKSRRSNEVTSYFKRANWEEATNTHQNVPLGAGAIASTPLEVATFLRGLFKEKIINSSSLKKMKEFIGEGEYGLGLMKFPYADKYFFGHTGGVDGYASIAAYNIEDDIAIVSLTNALAFNFNDMSLALLAGFYGDDFDIPVIQESILVKKEILDLYNGTYGSNDFPIKLTFRNEDGVLLGEASSDAQNEIPFEAFSNTIFKFQRAHIKLEFKDNGEILIFTQGEEFTLKKLN
- a CDS encoding trypsin-like peptidase domain-containing protein, giving the protein MQFGFKALFISLFGLSFLTQADPYTDILLGKDVDNFTINEYYKKHYIEDKESLVVIGSHYKKSEMPIAGTGFTIESNDRKFIITNSHLIDGDNKFYIYQGQLYPIQEANTLSCANHDVAVIEVNDEIKETFGKYDQNKDSLYTYGKNNSPRGQQKSEFDFGEKRKRNNNNRPLFENSLTGEILSYVQIGNMYDLSCNFYPSSPEAYKGNALFVPISEAIKAITTEAIPYKQNHHNQIGKMNSILDLIAHNECRINLDSKEKEHEKSRQSFLSRSIITPSSIVPGMSGSPLLQNNNLTQSKYQIAGIATSYDRIMQKSIFASHSNIKYCLKNYLNEKRGHLDSVRFKYSKKYKSTYRQKKSERLIEEIPNTHGKANGDLTETKIKELYDLYLEKKKELNVTEDNRSNLQTIEILQNFKGKNIDQTIIRGGNGYGNGGGPLADNSLEFRERIIIPTGISVEGDLVIGFKCLNPNKKNEDNYIFANWEGLSYSENNQCREINTNEKIDLTKLLKNRVKNLKSDKDQNTEETFSIGSVIKLKNDKVILTVTGKKNKKKFKKSVVINNDIKSFRPRVEINLDEEHIIIADIKELFFIDMLNISRTSKNQRIEDAIQKDSKARVFYSLKKKGSNKGSIPLINTWK
- a CDS encoding TlpA disulfide reductase family protein, whose amino-acid sequence is MKKYFSLQNIALVIALGVFIVKQAPIIANSFKIKERKIQTRTVKTIELNSKALEFPPQSKVVAFYWMTTCAPCKLEMLRLKKSVENGKIAKDSIYAINPFESTEKIRKYLKKSPYPFTFIEDNDLGYDLGIQVTPTTVFLDKGIVKSFSTGISFLGIYEAEKFLTN
- a CDS encoding HAMP domain-containing sensor histidine kinase; translation: MLVNANIFKKKLFLASVLMFILLGISCAYYFSSKNRKAVVELNQRIDLFVSVVGNFGYNGLIHNFKNYVNRSNEAYYKKAVIKFNEIEEAYLRSKDYKLSDTERESLENLFSTAQEYRNNLEILKNSDKNLSAEERDYLVRVDDTQADLAAKEVIRILESKEVQLNNISQDISRFSVVAIVLLIFAMASMYYFDLLALDRTNKKLTQTNEELLQFSYRTSHDLRSPLTTISILCDLIVRSIETNRFNENDLRVKVEKIKSRVNHLAELISSLLELARLDVSTHSNEELDFEAMISDIVISNEYLIEKNKIQFATDVDLSRAHSSQRVRVFQILSNIIINAVKYYDVKKDSPFVNVEIHDDINNLYITIADNGVGIPCESKSQVYEQFVRFNEDKSIGTGIGMYIVKKSVDYLNGTIDFSSSDEGTTFNVVIPTSLVTSTDNYVAQNSSKSILH